One part of the Raphanus sativus cultivar WK10039 chromosome 7, ASM80110v3, whole genome shotgun sequence genome encodes these proteins:
- the LOC130497526 gene encoding uncharacterized protein LOC130497526 yields MASSYHGEPQEEEDTFEYHIQDDFDASILTPAQLVMLYELQKEYPGSAKTSLARRIRLELIKDRAELEGREVTKYEFNVAYDLKEVMDWAPPLQLEGWVYL; encoded by the exons ATGGCTTCAAGTTACCATGgggagccacaagaagaggaagacacatttGAATATCACATTCAAGATGACTTTGATGCAAGTATACTCACACCAGCACAACTTGTGATGTTATATGAGCTTCAGAAGGAGTACCCAGGTTCAGCAAAGACATCCCTAGCACGAAGGATCCGGTTGGAGCTTATTAAGGATCGAGCAGAGCTTGAAGGAAGGGAGGTTACAAAGTATGAGTTTAATGTTGCCTATGACCTTAAAGAGGTAATGGATTGGGCTCCACCACTCCAGCTGGAAG gttggGTCTATCTCTAG